A region from the Oceanidesulfovibrio marinus genome encodes:
- a CDS encoding 3'-5' exonuclease, giving the protein MIRNQTLPERFAKFMGGLLAPSPSNQLLARNHECFREIDQHKPLEEYEFAVVDTELTGLDVRRDEIVSIGGVRIRSMELDPSDTFSAIVRPHGDLPKTSTLIHRITPQQVRDRPLLEDVLPDFVVWLGTSFMVGHHVGLDMRFLNRACRKALGAALKNPGVDTMRLAQVYEAELWESYYDRYDLNISYHLNDLTTRYGLPAFGRHDALQDALQTAYLFLFLVRKLRQGGIHTLHDLYLAGRSWRWYL; this is encoded by the coding sequence ATGATTCGCAATCAGACATTGCCCGAGCGCTTTGCAAAGTTCATGGGCGGGCTGCTCGCGCCGTCGCCGTCGAATCAATTGCTGGCGAGGAACCACGAGTGCTTTCGGGAGATTGATCAGCACAAGCCTCTGGAGGAGTACGAGTTCGCCGTGGTGGACACGGAGCTGACCGGCCTGGACGTCAGACGCGACGAGATCGTCTCCATCGGGGGGGTGCGCATCCGTAGCATGGAGCTCGATCCCTCCGACACATTCAGCGCCATCGTGCGGCCGCACGGCGATCTGCCCAAGACGTCCACACTGATCCACCGCATCACGCCACAGCAGGTCCGGGACCGGCCGCTGCTGGAGGATGTGCTGCCGGATTTCGTGGTATGGCTGGGGACGAGCTTTATGGTGGGCCACCACGTGGGCCTGGACATGCGCTTTCTGAACCGCGCCTGCCGCAAGGCGTTGGGGGCGGCGCTGAAGAATCCGGGCGTGGACACCATGCGTCTGGCCCAGGTGTACGAGGCCGAGCTCTGGGAGTCGTACTACGACCGCTACGACCTGAACATCTCGTATCATCTCAACGACCTGACCACGCGCTACGGGCTGCCGGCCTTTGGCCGGCACGACGCCCTGCAGGACGCGTTGCAGACGGCGTATCTGTTCCTCTTCCTGGTGCGGAAGCTTCGGCAGGGAGGCATCCACACCCTGCACGACCTCTATCTGGCCGGTCGGAGCTGGCGGTGGTACCTCTAG
- a CDS encoding DUF294 nucleotidyltransferase-like domain-containing protein, with protein MGIRDGNRSDPGAQPEMVLSFFRRTLPFSGLESRSLEMLASHARIDFLPSGSRFLIQGESEVEALYLVQKGGVRLYAKDETGRETLVDFRGEGGAVGGMALVQGGRARLSAETVEDTFFIKVPKETFLSIVEKHPQVARFYAKAFADEYTALAFEELKERSGALPEPGALYLMGSRVGQIMHGPPVDIPMGATIQQAAQLMERNRVGSVLVADPSGEHLGIVTDKDLRKTIAVGMPPEAPVEIIMSSPLATVDERVTCFDALMTMMNRELHHLAVTRDGRVAGMITAHDIVVMQGKSPMALFREIMAQREIEGLYDHSHRTPQVIRALVEEGAKAGHITSMITVINDCLLGQVIKLLLKSLGPPPVEFCWMMMGSEGRREQTFKTDQDNAIIIRDVEDPVIARAAAVYFEAFTTRVIEHLVKAGFPSCPGGIMASNPKWRLTLSQWKETFERWILKPEPEEVMHAAIFFDFRAGPGQSAFAEELKRHLLPLIQRQEVFQRYLAANCLQARPPLSFFRGFIVEKNGEHKNKLDLKERGIAPIADFARVLALRLGIAETNTLARLEAVGEDGIVSRDLVSEVREAYEFLMQLRLVHQLAQWERGEEPHNHVAPDILSELEKRTLKEAFHVIGRIQSFLKDLYKLNIA; from the coding sequence ATGGGAATCCGTGACGGCAACAGAAGCGATCCCGGCGCGCAGCCGGAGATGGTGTTGTCCTTCTTCAGGCGGACGCTGCCGTTCAGCGGTTTGGAGTCGCGCAGTCTGGAGATGCTGGCCTCCCATGCGCGCATTGACTTCCTGCCGTCCGGCTCACGGTTCCTGATCCAGGGCGAGAGCGAGGTGGAGGCGCTGTATCTGGTGCAGAAGGGCGGCGTGCGCCTCTATGCAAAGGACGAGACTGGCCGGGAGACGCTGGTGGACTTCCGCGGGGAAGGCGGGGCCGTGGGCGGCATGGCCCTGGTTCAGGGCGGCCGGGCGCGCCTGAGCGCCGAGACCGTGGAGGACACCTTCTTCATCAAGGTACCCAAGGAGACCTTCCTCTCCATCGTGGAGAAGCATCCCCAGGTGGCGCGATTCTATGCCAAGGCGTTTGCCGACGAGTATACGGCCCTGGCCTTTGAGGAGCTGAAGGAGCGCAGCGGCGCATTGCCGGAGCCTGGGGCGCTCTACCTCATGGGCTCCCGCGTGGGGCAGATCATGCACGGGCCGCCGGTGGACATCCCCATGGGGGCGACCATCCAGCAGGCGGCGCAGCTCATGGAGCGCAACCGCGTGGGTTCGGTGCTGGTGGCCGACCCCTCCGGCGAGCACCTGGGCATCGTCACGGACAAGGATCTGCGCAAGACCATAGCCGTGGGCATGCCGCCCGAAGCGCCAGTGGAGATCATCATGTCCTCGCCCCTGGCCACGGTGGACGAGCGCGTCACCTGCTTCGACGCGCTGATGACCATGATGAACAGGGAGCTCCACCACCTGGCCGTGACGCGGGACGGCCGCGTGGCCGGCATGATCACGGCGCACGACATCGTGGTCATGCAGGGCAAGTCGCCCATGGCGCTGTTCCGGGAGATCATGGCCCAGCGCGAGATAGAGGGGCTCTACGACCACTCCCACAGGACGCCGCAGGTCATCCGCGCGCTGGTGGAGGAGGGCGCCAAGGCCGGCCACATCACGAGCATGATCACCGTGATCAATGACTGTCTGCTGGGCCAGGTGATCAAGCTGCTGCTCAAGTCGCTGGGGCCGCCGCCGGTGGAGTTCTGCTGGATGATGATGGGCAGCGAGGGCCGCCGCGAGCAGACCTTCAAGACCGACCAGGACAACGCCATCATCATCCGGGACGTGGAGGATCCGGTCATCGCCAGGGCCGCGGCTGTCTACTTCGAGGCGTTCACCACCCGCGTCATCGAGCACCTCGTGAAGGCGGGGTTCCCGTCGTGTCCTGGCGGGATCATGGCCAGCAATCCCAAGTGGCGGCTTACTCTGTCCCAGTGGAAGGAGACCTTCGAGCGCTGGATACTCAAGCCCGAGCCCGAGGAGGTCATGCATGCGGCCATCTTTTTCGACTTCCGGGCCGGTCCGGGGCAGAGCGCCTTTGCCGAGGAGCTGAAGCGGCACCTTCTGCCGCTCATCCAGCGCCAGGAGGTCTTCCAGCGCTATCTGGCGGCCAACTGCCTGCAGGCGCGTCCGCCGCTCTCCTTTTTCCGCGGCTTCATCGTGGAGAAGAACGGCGAGCACAAGAACAAGCTGGACCTCAAGGAGCGCGGCATCGCCCCCATTGCGGACTTTGCGCGGGTTCTGGCCCTGCGGCTGGGCATTGCCGAGACCAACACCCTGGCGCGGCTGGAGGCCGTGGGCGAGGACGGCATTGTCTCGCGCGATCTCGTCTCCGAGGTCCGCGAGGCGTACGAATTCCTCATGCAGCTGCGGCTGGTACATCAGCTGGCCCAGTGGGAGCGGGGCGAGGAACCGCACAACCACGTGGCTCCGGACATCCTCTCCGAGCTGGAGAAGCGCACGCTCAAGGAGGCGTTCCACGTCATCGGACGTATCCAGTCGTTTCTCAAGGATCTGTACAAACTGAACATCGCTTGA
- a CDS encoding HDOD domain-containing protein, which translates to MFAGEEILVEVLLFRATLPSKKQYMGIVSITALRSGMELASDILDGNGRKIIGCGTVINEKHLRILKIWGVTEADVKGVSQEQENIKDLSQIDSKLVKAARQYLLARFVFDDVTLRPVKEFLNFLLLRKARDAETRGYTPEDLLASMPPTPPKEKTPPHVPPLRLSPAELILEDVKLGSLPVVFHKLVDVVNDSRSSASDVAEIISNDPDLAMRVLKVVNSPFYGLSVPIDTVSRAVAILGSNQLVALAMGISVVTHFRGISSRHISMEGFWRHSIAVGIGARLLASYHKTPNTERFFVAGLLHDVGRLLMYKHLPGPMHDALDWADQAGRLLIDAEKELLGFGHPQLAAALFKEWRLPVSLERNVGCHHNIERSANPQEASILLTADWLAHGMELGTSGERYMPRYPESAWERLDIPLSSLSEIAKQMHHQADQILRFFLSDA; encoded by the coding sequence GTGTTTGCTGGAGAAGAGATATTGGTTGAGGTACTTCTTTTCCGGGCCACACTTCCTTCCAAGAAGCAATACATGGGTATCGTCAGCATAACAGCCCTCCGCAGCGGCATGGAGCTCGCTTCTGATATTCTTGACGGCAACGGCCGCAAGATTATTGGCTGCGGAACGGTTATTAATGAAAAGCATTTGCGTATATTGAAGATATGGGGCGTGACCGAGGCGGACGTCAAAGGGGTCAGTCAGGAACAGGAAAATATCAAAGACCTTTCGCAAATTGACTCCAAGCTCGTGAAAGCCGCCAGGCAGTACCTGTTGGCGCGCTTCGTGTTTGATGACGTCACCCTGCGTCCGGTGAAAGAGTTCCTGAACTTTCTGCTGCTGCGCAAGGCGCGGGATGCGGAGACGCGCGGCTATACCCCGGAGGACCTGCTTGCCAGCATGCCTCCGACTCCTCCGAAGGAGAAGACGCCGCCGCACGTGCCGCCGCTCAGACTCTCGCCGGCGGAGCTGATACTTGAGGATGTGAAGCTCGGCTCGCTGCCGGTGGTCTTCCACAAGCTGGTGGACGTGGTGAACGACTCGCGCAGCTCTGCCTCGGACGTCGCCGAGATCATCTCCAATGATCCGGATCTGGCAATGCGCGTGCTCAAGGTGGTCAACAGCCCGTTCTACGGCCTCTCCGTGCCCATCGATACGGTCTCCCGCGCTGTGGCCATCCTGGGCTCCAACCAGCTGGTGGCCCTGGCCATGGGCATTTCCGTGGTGACGCATTTCCGCGGAATTTCCAGCCGTCACATCAGCATGGAGGGGTTCTGGCGGCACAGCATCGCCGTGGGAATCGGCGCGCGTCTGTTGGCCAGTTACCACAAGACGCCGAATACGGAGCGCTTTTTCGTAGCCGGATTGTTGCATGACGTTGGCCGGCTCCTGATGTACAAGCACCTCCCAGGACCCATGCACGATGCTCTGGACTGGGCTGACCAGGCGGGTCGTCTGTTGATAGATGCCGAAAAGGAGCTGCTTGGTTTCGGCCATCCACAGCTGGCTGCGGCACTGTTCAAGGAATGGCGTCTACCGGTATCGTTGGAACGTAACGTGGGTTGTCACCACAACATCGAACGCTCTGCCAACCCGCAGGAGGCGTCCATCCTGCTCACCGCGGACTGGCTTGCCCATGGAATGGAACTCGGTACCAGTGGAGAACGCTACATGCCCCGGTATCCCGAAAGCGCCTGGGAACGGCTTGATATACCGCTCTCCTCTCTTTCTGAGATTGCGAAGCAAATGCACCATCAAGCGGACCAGATTCTGAGGTTCTTTTTGAGTGATGCCTGA
- a CDS encoding DUF4212 domain-containing protein has translation MAKDLKAYWRRNVRYMIVLLSIWFLVSYVCGILLVEPLNTIHIAGFPLGFWFAQQGAIYVFVALIFVYFFLMSRLDREFDVHE, from the coding sequence ATGGCCAAGGATCTCAAAGCCTACTGGCGGCGCAACGTGCGCTACATGATCGTGCTGCTCTCGATATGGTTCCTGGTCTCGTACGTATGCGGAATCCTGCTCGTGGAACCGCTCAACACAATCCACATCGCCGGCTTCCCCCTCGGGTTCTGGTTCGCCCAACAGGGAGCCATCTACGTCTTCGTGGCGCTCATCTTCGTCTACTTCTTCCTCATGTCCCGGCTGGACAGGGAGTTCGACGTTCACGAGTAA
- a CDS encoding sodium:solute symporter family protein → MSIQVWTYIMVGLTFGIYIFIAWSSRVKDTRGFYVAGGGVPPIANGLATAADWMSAASFISMAGLISFMGYQGCVYLMGWTGGYVLLALLLAPYLRKFGKFTVPDFVGDRYYSTAARIVALVCAIFVSLTYVAGQMRGVGIVFSRFLGVDVTTGVVIGMFIVFFYAGLGGMKGITWTQVAQYITLIIAFLIPAVAISMKVTGNPIPQLGFGGTIAQGQDAGQYLMETLNKISTDLGFAEYTSAFGAGQKSMLDVFAMTFALMVGTAGLPHVIIRFYTVPSVRAARLSAGYALLFIAILYTTAPAVAGFARYNMIKTVNNVPYAEAPSWFKNWEETGLVAWMDKNGDGIIEYRAGAAFQGKPEFTGAKGAMGQLELANAPTDSPNELYVDRDIMVLANPEIAKLPAWVIALVAAGGLAAALSTASGLLLVIASSISHDLYYRVINRQASEKQRLLLGRIMIGVAVVIAGYFGINPPGFVAQVVALAFGLGASSFFPILVLGVFWKRANREGAIAGMICGIGFTMLYIIQTKFLGVKPWFFSISPEGIGAVGMVINFIVTIVVSKLTAPPPDDIQELVDSVRIPRGAGAAVDH, encoded by the coding sequence ATGTCCATACAAGTCTGGACCTACATCATGGTGGGTCTCACCTTCGGCATCTACATATTCATCGCGTGGAGCTCGCGAGTGAAAGACACACGCGGGTTCTACGTGGCCGGCGGCGGCGTGCCGCCCATTGCCAACGGTCTGGCCACGGCCGCGGACTGGATGAGCGCGGCCTCGTTCATCTCCATGGCCGGCCTCATCTCCTTCATGGGCTACCAGGGCTGCGTCTACCTCATGGGCTGGACTGGCGGCTACGTGCTGCTGGCATTGCTGTTGGCTCCATACCTGCGCAAGTTCGGCAAGTTCACCGTGCCGGACTTTGTGGGCGACCGCTACTACTCCACGGCCGCGCGCATCGTGGCTCTGGTCTGCGCCATTTTTGTCTCGCTCACCTATGTTGCCGGCCAGATGCGCGGCGTGGGCATCGTCTTCAGCCGGTTCCTGGGCGTGGACGTGACCACCGGCGTGGTCATCGGCATGTTCATTGTGTTCTTCTACGCCGGCCTGGGCGGGATGAAGGGCATCACCTGGACGCAGGTGGCGCAGTACATCACGCTGATCATCGCCTTCCTCATCCCGGCCGTGGCCATCAGCATGAAGGTCACGGGCAACCCCATTCCGCAGCTCGGTTTCGGCGGGACCATCGCCCAGGGCCAGGACGCCGGCCAGTACCTCATGGAGACACTGAACAAGATAAGTACGGACCTGGGGTTTGCGGAGTACACCTCGGCCTTCGGAGCCGGGCAGAAGTCCATGCTCGACGTCTTTGCCATGACCTTTGCGCTGATGGTCGGCACGGCTGGTCTGCCACACGTCATCATCCGCTTCTACACGGTCCCCAGCGTCCGGGCCGCGCGCCTCTCGGCCGGCTATGCGCTGCTGTTCATCGCGATTCTGTACACCACGGCGCCTGCCGTGGCCGGGTTCGCGCGGTATAACATGATCAAGACCGTGAACAACGTGCCGTACGCCGAGGCGCCCTCGTGGTTCAAGAACTGGGAGGAGACCGGGCTGGTCGCCTGGATGGACAAGAACGGCGACGGCATCATCGAGTACCGGGCCGGCGCCGCCTTCCAGGGCAAGCCGGAGTTTACGGGCGCGAAGGGTGCCATGGGCCAGCTGGAGCTCGCCAACGCGCCCACGGACAGCCCCAACGAGCTGTATGTGGATCGCGACATCATGGTTCTGGCCAACCCGGAGATCGCCAAGCTGCCCGCCTGGGTCATCGCCCTGGTCGCTGCCGGCGGCCTGGCCGCGGCGCTCTCCACGGCGTCCGGATTGCTGCTGGTCATTGCCTCGTCCATCTCGCACGACCTCTACTACCGCGTCATCAACCGCCAGGCCTCGGAAAAGCAGCGCCTGCTGCTGGGCCGGATCATGATCGGCGTGGCCGTTGTCATCGCCGGCTACTTCGGCATCAATCCGCCGGGGTTCGTGGCCCAGGTCGTTGCGCTGGCCTTCGGACTGGGCGCGTCCAGCTTCTTCCCCATTCTTGTGCTGGGCGTGTTCTGGAAGCGGGCAAACCGCGAAGGCGCCATCGCCGGCATGATCTGCGGCATCGGCTTCACCATGCTGTATATCATCCAGACCAAGTTCCTCGGCGTGAAGCCCTGGTTCTTCAGCATCAGCCCGGAAGGCATCGGCGCTGTCGGCATGGTCATCAACTTCATCGTGACCATCGTGGTCTCCAAGCTCACCGCGCCGCCGCCGGACGACATCCAGGAGCTCGTCGACTCCGTGCGCATCCCCCGTGGGGCTGGTGCGGCCGTGGATCATTGA